One Sediminicola sp. YIK13 DNA segment encodes these proteins:
- a CDS encoding PAS domain S-box protein translates to MTHHNNLSFLNEGGEMGRLIKEKDWTNSPLGPIETWPQSLCTSLSIILHTNQPMLIFWGQEYLCFFNDAHKPSLGLDNKYVSVLGEPTAVTFPEAWDFIKPLFKEVYETQKGLYLENQLIPILRNGKMEDAYWTVNYSPIISANGDTEGIFVTSNEATSAIMEKIIAEEVDERFRSAVKQAPVSIGVYKGPDFIVEMVNDAYLALADMEEHDLLEKPLYDSIPEARKGTEDILKHVYETGETYKATEFPITINRHGKTNIGYFNLICQALQKENGEIFGTIGVAIEVTELVQAKHSLAESERKFKNLVMQSPIPITVFKGKKHTVELANDAMINTIWHKKENEVLGREILNIFPELIDQKFLALLDRTLETGNPYKEKEALAYVEGNDGMRKLYVDIDYSPLVSSDNTVEGLIVTVIDVTEKVTTRKKIEEAETRLRLATEAAEMATFELDLNERNIIYSPKLAEIFGHDRSATLAHEELREQIHPDDIDTIVLKAYEKAFITGVYFYEARLITPANEIKWIKTHGKIYYDDEGNPTKLIGVLRDITEDKLSQQILLESEQKFRLLADSMPQQIWTADADGNLNYFNKAVFKYTGLNKDEILDLGWLDIIHPEDREENHSLWIESVKTGKDFIMEHRFRRHDGSYHWILSKASPQRDELGTIQRWVGASTDIQEQKMFSKELEKKVKERTRLLKESNEKLEDSIEELQKMNVELQSFAYVSSHDLQEPLRKIQTFISRILEKDRDTLTDSGKNYFGRIQDSANRMQNLIKDLLSYSRTNITGNEFKKVNLNDIIEEAQLDLKEKLDAKNGSMHIGDMCDVTIIPFQFVQLMSNLISNSIKFSVTGIPPHIKITSKEVMGEDMEDFNLMPQVRYCHITYSDNGIGFESEYKDKIFEVFQRLHGKNEYEGTGIGLAIVKKIIMNHDGFISAKGKPNRGVTFDIFVPVEH, encoded by the coding sequence ATGACGCATCATAATAATTTATCCTTCTTGAATGAAGGTGGTGAGATGGGCAGGCTGATCAAGGAAAAGGATTGGACGAATAGCCCTCTAGGACCTATTGAAACATGGCCACAAAGTCTTTGTACGTCCTTGAGTATCATCTTACACACCAACCAACCCATGTTAATATTTTGGGGACAAGAATACCTATGTTTTTTTAACGACGCCCATAAACCCAGTCTGGGACTGGACAATAAATACGTCTCCGTTCTAGGCGAACCTACAGCAGTAACTTTTCCCGAAGCTTGGGATTTTATTAAGCCATTATTCAAGGAGGTATATGAGACACAAAAAGGCCTCTATCTAGAAAATCAGTTGATTCCAATTTTGAGAAATGGTAAAATGGAGGATGCTTATTGGACCGTTAATTATAGTCCTATCATTAGCGCCAATGGTGATACGGAAGGTATATTTGTGACCTCAAATGAAGCTACCTCAGCGATAATGGAAAAAATCATTGCCGAAGAAGTTGATGAACGATTTAGGTCGGCTGTAAAACAAGCTCCTGTTAGTATAGGGGTTTATAAGGGCCCTGATTTTATTGTGGAAATGGTCAATGATGCCTATTTGGCACTGGCAGATATGGAAGAACATGATTTACTGGAAAAACCTTTATATGATTCCATCCCAGAAGCTAGAAAAGGTACAGAAGATATTTTAAAGCATGTTTACGAAACGGGTGAAACTTATAAGGCCACAGAATTTCCGATTACCATTAACAGACATGGCAAAACAAATATTGGATACTTCAATCTAATTTGTCAGGCCCTCCAAAAGGAAAATGGTGAAATTTTTGGTACCATAGGAGTTGCCATAGAGGTCACTGAATTGGTACAGGCAAAACACTCATTGGCGGAGAGTGAAAGAAAGTTTAAGAATTTAGTCATGCAATCGCCCATACCCATAACTGTTTTCAAAGGTAAAAAGCATACTGTAGAACTTGCCAATGATGCTATGATCAATACAATTTGGCACAAAAAAGAAAATGAAGTTTTGGGAAGAGAAATTTTGAATATTTTCCCGGAATTAATCGATCAAAAATTTCTGGCCTTATTGGACAGGACTCTTGAAACCGGAAATCCTTATAAGGAAAAAGAGGCCCTGGCCTATGTTGAGGGAAATGATGGAATGCGCAAACTTTACGTGGATATTGATTATTCTCCCTTAGTTAGTTCCGACAATACTGTAGAAGGTTTGATAGTCACGGTCATAGACGTCACTGAGAAAGTAACAACCCGTAAAAAAATAGAGGAGGCAGAAACTCGTTTGAGACTCGCAACGGAAGCTGCTGAAATGGCGACGTTTGAGTTGGACCTGAACGAAAGAAATATTATATATTCCCCAAAACTAGCAGAGATTTTTGGTCATGATAGATCCGCTACTCTAGCCCATGAGGAATTGAGGGAACAAATACATCCCGATGATATAGATACTATTGTCCTTAAGGCATATGAAAAGGCATTTATTACAGGGGTATATTTTTATGAGGCCCGTTTGATCACTCCTGCCAATGAAATTAAATGGATCAAGACCCATGGGAAAATTTATTACGATGATGAAGGTAATCCTACTAAATTAATAGGGGTACTCAGGGATATCACCGAAGATAAGTTAAGCCAACAGATCCTTTTGGAAAGTGAACAAAAATTTCGATTGTTGGCAGATTCAATGCCACAGCAAATTTGGACTGCAGATGCAGATGGTAACCTAAATTACTTTAACAAAGCAGTTTTCAAATATACGGGCTTAAACAAAGACGAAATCTTGGATTTGGGTTGGTTAGATATCATACATCCGGAAGATAGAGAGGAAAATCATAGCTTATGGATAGAATCCGTAAAAACTGGTAAAGATTTTATTATGGAACATCGGTTTAGACGACACGATGGCTCTTACCATTGGATTTTAAGTAAAGCAAGCCCCCAAAGGGATGAATTAGGAACTATTCAACGTTGGGTCGGAGCAAGTACAGATATCCAAGAACAAAAAATGTTTTCCAAAGAACTAGAGAAAAAAGTAAAGGAGCGTACGCGATTATTGAAAGAGTCCAATGAAAAATTGGAAGATTCCATAGAAGAACTTCAAAAAATGAACGTGGAACTCCAATCCTTTGCCTACGTCTCCAGTCACGACCTCCAGGAGCCCCTTCGTAAAATTCAAACTTTTATTTCCCGAATCCTTGAAAAGGACCGCGATACACTAACTGATTCTGGAAAAAATTATTTCGGACGCATACAGGATTCTGCCAACAGAATGCAGAATCTGATAAAAGACCTCCTTTCCTATTCAAGGACCAACATAACCGGCAATGAATTTAAGAAGGTCAACTTAAATGATATCATAGAAGAAGCCCAGTTAGATCTAAAGGAAAAATTGGATGCAAAGAACGGTAGTATGCATATTGGTGATATGTGCGATGTAACCATTATCCCCTTCCAATTTGTGCAGCTCATGAGCAATCTAATCAGCAATTCCATTAAATTCTCCGTCACTGGGATTCCACCACACATAAAAATCACCAGTAAAGAAGTAATGGGAGAAGATATGGAGGATTTTAATCTAATGCCACAGGTAAGGTATTGCCATATAACCTATTCCGATAATGGGATAGGATTTGAATCTGAATACAAGGATAAAATTTTTGAGGTTTTCCAGAGATTACACGGGAAGAACGAATATGAGGGAACGGGAATAGGATTGGCCATCGTTAAGAAAATTATTATGAACCATGATGGTTTTATCAGCGCCAAAGGAAAACCAAATAGGGGCGTTACCTTTGATATTTTTGTTCCAGTTGAACATTAA
- a CDS encoding sugar phosphate isomerase/epimerase family protein yields the protein MKKTVRILSIIALFIANSFIGGAQEKFGGLALYTVRDDMGKDVKATLRAVADAGYKNIEAAGYAEGKFYNLSPADFKELLNEIGLTPISTHQGSVTLENADGMIADVKAAGFEYFVIPVPPMGLFTYNQEDRSMGMTGGASNLAEILTNLGKKCSEAGLKLLYHNHDFEFVKDKDGIVPIDYLLENTDPKYLNFQMDLFWVTKAGADPIAYFKKYPGRFIIWHVKDMDEQGRFSPVGNGTIDFERILAEKELSGMKYYMVEQDMTFDGLKPLEAIRISHEGIKKIGFN from the coding sequence ATGAAAAAGACAGTTAGAATTCTATCAATTATTGCCCTTTTTATAGCAAATAGCTTTATTGGTGGTGCTCAAGAAAAATTTGGGGGCTTGGCGCTTTATACGGTTAGGGACGATATGGGCAAGGATGTCAAGGCTACCCTTCGGGCAGTAGCCGATGCAGGATATAAGAATATTGAGGCGGCCGGATACGCCGAGGGGAAATTTTACAATCTGTCCCCGGCAGATTTCAAGGAATTATTGAATGAGATTGGTCTGACCCCAATAAGTACGCATCAGGGATCCGTGACCCTGGAGAATGCAGATGGTATGATAGCCGATGTAAAAGCAGCCGGATTTGAATACTTTGTGATACCAGTACCTCCAATGGGCCTCTTTACATATAATCAGGAGGATAGGTCCATGGGCATGACAGGAGGTGCATCAAATCTTGCAGAAATATTGACAAACCTTGGTAAAAAATGTAGCGAAGCGGGGTTAAAGTTATTGTACCATAACCATGATTTTGAATTTGTAAAGGATAAGGATGGCATTGTACCCATTGATTATCTTTTGGAAAATACCGACCCTAAGTATTTGAATTTCCAAATGGATCTTTTCTGGGTGACCAAGGCAGGTGCCGATCCAATCGCGTATTTCAAAAAATATCCAGGCAGGTTTATTATCTGGCATGTAAAGGATATGGACGAACAGGGCAGGTTTTCTCCCGTAGGCAATGGCACCATTGATTTTGAAAGAATTTTGGCTGAAAAGGAACTCTCGGGAATGAAATATTACATGGTAGAGCAAGATATGACCTTCGACGGATTGAAGCCGTTAGAGGCCATAAGAATCAGTCATGAAGGGATCAAGAAAATAGGTTTTAATTAG